A stretch of Microbacterium caowuchunii DNA encodes these proteins:
- the fdxA gene encoding ferredoxin, whose amino-acid sequence MTYVIALPCVDVKDRACIDECPVDCIYEGERSLYIHPDECVDCGACEPVCPVEAIYYEDDLPDEWQDYYKANVEFFDDVGSPGGAAKVGVIHKDHPLIAALPPQGE is encoded by the coding sequence GTGACGTATGTGATCGCTCTTCCGTGCGTCGATGTCAAGGATCGCGCCTGCATCGATGAGTGCCCCGTCGACTGCATCTACGAGGGGGAACGCTCCCTCTACATCCACCCCGACGAGTGCGTCGACTGCGGTGCATGCGAACCGGTGTGCCCGGTCGAGGCGATCTACTACGAGGACGACCTGCCGGACGAATGGCAGGACTACTACAAGGCCAACGTCGAGTTCTTCGACGACGTGGGCTCGCCCGGTGGGGCGGCGAAGGTGGGTGTGATCCACAAGGATCACCCGCTCATCGCGGCACTCCCGCCGCAGGGCGAATGA
- the dapC gene encoding succinyldiaminopimelate transaminase — translation MGVADLAEYPWDAVAPYAETARSHPDGIVDLSIGSPVDPTPPLIAAALAAATDAHAYPATLGTPPLREAIVDWFSRRRGVTGLSPAHVLPTIGSKELVALLPLLLGLGPGDVVVHPRAAYPTYEVGARLVDATPVAADDPEDWPEGTRLVWINSPGNPDGRVWDVPELRRARERARQLGAVLVGDECYAELGWEAPWDARPIPSVLDPAVTGGDPAGVLSVYSLSKQSNLAGYRAAFLAGDRDIVARLLTARKHLGLMLPAPVQAAMTAALGDDRHVQEQKERYARRRAVLRPAVEAYGFRIDRSEAGLYLWATRDEDAWTSVARLAELGILSGPGHFYGPFHTRHIRLSLTASDERIAAAAVRLRTAS, via the coding sequence ATGGGTGTCGCAGACCTCGCCGAGTATCCCTGGGACGCCGTCGCCCCGTACGCGGAGACCGCCCGGTCCCACCCCGACGGCATCGTCGACCTCTCGATCGGTTCGCCCGTCGACCCGACTCCGCCCCTGATCGCGGCGGCCCTCGCGGCCGCGACGGACGCGCACGCCTATCCGGCGACCCTCGGCACCCCGCCGCTCCGAGAGGCGATCGTCGACTGGTTCTCGCGCAGACGGGGGGTCACCGGTCTGAGCCCCGCCCACGTGCTGCCGACGATCGGTTCCAAGGAACTGGTGGCCCTGCTGCCGCTCCTGCTGGGTCTCGGGCCGGGCGACGTCGTGGTTCATCCGCGTGCGGCGTATCCCACGTACGAGGTCGGTGCGCGTCTCGTCGACGCCACCCCCGTCGCGGCGGACGACCCGGAGGACTGGCCGGAGGGGACCCGTCTGGTCTGGATCAACTCCCCGGGCAACCCGGACGGACGCGTGTGGGATGTGCCGGAACTGCGACGCGCCCGCGAACGGGCACGTCAGCTCGGTGCGGTGCTCGTCGGGGACGAGTGCTATGCGGAACTCGGCTGGGAGGCTCCGTGGGACGCGCGTCCCATCCCGTCCGTGCTCGACCCGGCCGTCACCGGGGGCGACCCGGCGGGAGTGCTCTCGGTGTACTCGCTGAGCAAGCAGTCGAACCTCGCCGGTTACCGCGCCGCCTTCCTCGCCGGTGATCGGGACATCGTGGCGCGGCTGCTGACGGCCCGCAAACACCTCGGGCTGATGCTGCCGGCGCCCGTGCAGGCAGCCATGACGGCGGCACTCGGAGACGACCGGCACGTGCAGGAGCAGAAGGAACGGTACGCGCGCCGCCGTGCTGTCCTCCGCCCGGCCGTGGAGGCCTACGGGTTCCGCATCGACCGCAGCGAGGCCGGACTGTACCTCTGGGCCACCCGCGACGAGGATGCGTGGACGAGCGTCGCGCGCCTGGCGGAGCTGGGCATCCTGTCCGGTCCCGGCCACTTCTACGGACCGTTCCACACGCGGCACATCCGCCTGTCGCTGACCGCGAGCGACGAGCGCATCGCCGCAGCGGCAGTGCGACTGCGGACCGCTTCGTAG
- a CDS encoding citrate synthase: protein MSDAGSPQDKATLTVGDRTAEFAVLRATDGAPAIDISSLTRQTGHTSLDYGFVNTAATKSAITYIDGDQGILRYRGYPIEQLAKNSTYLEIAWLLIYGELPSASELADFDTRIRRHTLLHEDLKRFFSALPHTAHPMSVLSAATAALSTYYESHSDPHNPEHVELNTIRMLAKLPVIAAYAHKKSVGQAFLYPDNSLSFVDNFLKLNFGVLSEEYEISPVMSRALERLLILHEDHEQNASTSTVRLVGSTGANLFSSISAGINALSGPLHGGANEAVLEMLGRMRDSGESVQRFVERVKNKEDGVKLMGFGHRVYKNYDPRAKLVKESADEVLAELGVSDPLLDLAKELEEIALNDDYFKERRLYPNVDFYTGVIYKAMGFPTRMFTVLFAIGRLPGWLAHWREMNTDPQTKIGRPQQLYTGAPERNYPGAG from the coding sequence GTGAGCGATGCCGGCTCGCCGCAGGACAAAGCAACTCTGACCGTCGGGGATCGCACAGCCGAATTCGCTGTGCTCCGCGCCACGGACGGCGCTCCTGCCATCGACATCTCTTCGCTGACCAGACAGACCGGTCACACCTCGCTGGACTACGGCTTCGTCAACACGGCCGCCACCAAGTCCGCGATCACGTACATCGACGGCGACCAGGGCATCCTGCGCTACCGCGGCTACCCGATCGAGCAGCTCGCCAAGAACTCGACCTACCTCGAGATCGCCTGGCTCCTGATCTACGGCGAACTGCCGAGCGCATCGGAGCTCGCCGACTTCGACACCCGCATCCGCCGGCACACCCTGCTGCACGAGGACCTCAAGCGCTTCTTCTCCGCGCTGCCGCACACCGCCCACCCGATGTCGGTGCTGTCGGCGGCCACCGCGGCGCTCTCGACCTATTACGAGTCGCACTCGGACCCGCACAACCCCGAGCACGTCGAGCTCAACACCATCCGGATGCTGGCGAAGCTGCCCGTCATCGCGGCCTACGCGCACAAGAAGAGCGTCGGTCAGGCGTTCCTCTACCCGGACAACTCCCTGAGCTTCGTCGACAACTTCCTGAAGCTCAACTTCGGCGTGCTCAGCGAGGAGTACGAGATCAGCCCGGTCATGTCCCGTGCCCTCGAGCGTCTGCTCATCCTGCACGAGGACCACGAGCAGAACGCGTCCACCTCGACCGTGCGTCTGGTCGGCTCGACCGGCGCCAACCTGTTCTCCTCCATCTCCGCCGGCATCAACGCCCTCTCCGGCCCCCTGCACGGCGGTGCGAACGAGGCCGTGCTGGAGATGCTCGGTCGCATGCGGGACTCCGGCGAGAGCGTGCAGCGCTTCGTCGAGCGCGTGAAGAACAAGGAAGACGGCGTGAAGCTCATGGGCTTCGGGCACCGCGTCTACAAGAACTACGACCCGCGCGCCAAGCTCGTCAAGGAGTCCGCGGACGAGGTGCTCGCCGAGCTCGGCGTGAGCGACCCGCTCCTCGACCTGGCGAAGGAGCTCGAGGAGATCGCGCTCAACGACGATTACTTCAAGGAGCGTCGTCTCTACCCGAACGTCGACTTCTACACCGGCGTGATCTACAAGGCCATGGGCTTCCCGACGCGGATGTTCACCGTGCTGTTCGCGATCGGCCGTCTGCCCGGCTGGCTGGCGCACTGGCGCGAGATGAACACCGACCCGCAGACGAAGATCGGCCGCCCGCAGCAGCTGTACACGGGCGCTCCGGAGCGCAACTACCCCGGCGCCGGCTGA
- a CDS encoding L-lactate permease gives MWIQTTDPLGNGLLSALTAAVPILVFLIGLVVLKLKGIVAAAIALVAEVLVAVLVFGMPAPAAAGAGLLGLLTAIWPIAYIIVMAVWLYRLAVVSGRFAVIRASIGGISSDQRIQVLLISFSFGAFLEGAAGFGVPIAICAALLVQLGFRPVKAAMLSLVANAGAGAYGAIGIPVIVGAQVTGIDVSELSRALVVLLQPLTLLIPFLLVLILDGWRGLRETWPATLVVTVVFSGIQAGVLWFLGPELADVGAGLGAMVAVFLLGRVWQPRRIFREDGAEAPVVERHSLGAIVSAWSPFYILTAFILIWSIPAFKELFTTGPLSGTVFTWPIPGLAGEVGYENGDVVSAAFSLTPLNATGTAILLAVIVSFLTTSALHLRDLFHELWRTLAELWQALVLIALILMLANIANYSGGSASMGAALAATGPVFPLLAPIIGWIGVFLTGSVVNNNTLFGPLQVATAERIGVDPALLVAGNTAGGTTAKVVSPQSIAIAAGAVGLAGREGEILRSAIGYSLGMLAFICAWSFLLALLF, from the coding sequence ATGTGGATCCAGACCACCGACCCGCTGGGTAACGGACTGTTGTCGGCGCTGACCGCCGCCGTCCCGATCCTGGTCTTCCTGATCGGGCTCGTGGTGCTGAAGCTCAAAGGCATCGTCGCGGCTGCCATCGCGCTGGTGGCGGAGGTGCTGGTCGCGGTGCTCGTCTTCGGGATGCCGGCTCCCGCCGCCGCCGGAGCAGGACTGCTGGGGCTGCTGACCGCGATCTGGCCGATCGCGTACATCATCGTCATGGCCGTGTGGCTCTACCGCCTGGCCGTCGTGAGCGGCCGCTTCGCCGTCATCCGCGCGTCGATCGGCGGCATCTCCTCGGACCAGCGCATCCAGGTGCTGCTGATCAGCTTCTCCTTCGGCGCCTTCCTCGAGGGGGCGGCCGGGTTCGGCGTGCCGATCGCCATCTGTGCGGCTCTGCTGGTCCAACTGGGGTTCCGTCCGGTCAAGGCGGCGATGCTCTCACTGGTGGCGAACGCGGGAGCGGGGGCGTACGGGGCGATCGGCATCCCGGTGATCGTCGGGGCGCAGGTGACCGGCATCGACGTCTCCGAGCTCTCCCGGGCGCTCGTGGTGCTGCTGCAGCCGTTGACGCTGCTGATCCCCTTCCTCCTGGTGCTGATCCTCGACGGATGGCGGGGGTTGCGCGAGACGTGGCCGGCCACCCTGGTCGTCACGGTGGTCTTCAGCGGGATCCAGGCCGGTGTGCTCTGGTTCCTCGGACCGGAACTGGCCGACGTCGGCGCGGGCCTCGGGGCGATGGTCGCGGTGTTCCTGCTGGGACGGGTGTGGCAGCCCCGCCGTATCTTCCGCGAGGACGGGGCGGAGGCGCCGGTCGTCGAGCGCCATTCGCTGGGCGCGATCGTGTCGGCCTGGAGCCCGTTCTACATCCTGACCGCGTTCATCCTGATCTGGTCGATCCCCGCGTTCAAGGAGCTGTTCACCACGGGGCCACTCTCCGGCACGGTCTTCACCTGGCCCATTCCCGGACTCGCGGGGGAGGTCGGCTACGAGAACGGTGACGTGGTCAGCGCCGCGTTCAGCCTCACACCGCTGAACGCGACCGGCACGGCCATCCTCCTGGCGGTGATCGTGTCGTTCCTGACGACGTCCGCCCTGCACCTGCGCGACCTGTTCCACGAACTGTGGCGCACACTCGCCGAGCTGTGGCAGGCGCTCGTGCTCATCGCGCTGATCCTCATGCTCGCGAACATCGCGAACTACTCCGGGGGCTCCGCCTCGATGGGCGCGGCCCTGGCCGCGACCGGTCCGGTCTTCCCGCTGCTCGCGCCCATCATCGGCTGGATCGGCGTGTTCCTCACCGGCTCCGTCGTGAACAACAACACCCTGTTCGGCCCGCTCCAGGTGGCGACGGCCGAGCGCATCGGCGTCGACCCGGCTCTGCTCGTGGCCGGGAACACCGCCGGCGGCACCACGGCCAAGGTCGTCTCGCCCCAGTCCATCGCGATCGCCGCCGGCGCGGTCGGACTCGCCGGGCGCGAGGGGGAGATCCTCCGTTCGGCGATCGGCTACAGCCTGGGCATGCTGGCGTTCATCTGCGCCTGGAGCTTCCTGCTGGCGCTGCTGTTCTGA
- the ppk2 gene encoding polyphosphate kinase 2, with amino-acid sequence MSASLPKKRYEAELARLQAQLVDMQAWVQATGARIVVIFEGRDAAGKGSTIKRVSEYLNPRVTRIVALPTPTERERTQWYFQRYIAHLPAAGEIVLMDRSWYNRAGVEHVMGYCTPDQYHRFLHQAPIFERMLVEEGIILLKYWFSVSDVEQEKRFQSRAEDPMRRWKLSPNDVLSITKWEDYSRAKDAMILHTDIPEAPWYEVDNEDKRRGRINMIHHLLDRIPWEPVSREDIEIPSRPASGGYTRPPRDDDGLVPDHVAGL; translated from the coding sequence ATGAGTGCATCCCTGCCCAAGAAGCGCTACGAGGCCGAACTGGCACGGCTGCAGGCACAGCTCGTCGACATGCAGGCCTGGGTGCAGGCGACCGGCGCCCGCATCGTGGTGATCTTCGAGGGCAGGGACGCCGCCGGCAAGGGATCGACGATCAAGCGCGTCTCCGAGTACCTGAACCCCCGGGTCACGCGCATCGTCGCCCTCCCCACTCCGACGGAGCGCGAACGCACCCAGTGGTACTTCCAGCGCTACATCGCGCACCTCCCCGCCGCAGGGGAGATCGTCCTGATGGACCGGTCCTGGTACAACCGGGCAGGGGTCGAGCACGTCATGGGCTACTGCACCCCGGATCAGTACCACCGGTTCCTGCATCAGGCGCCGATCTTCGAGCGGATGCTGGTGGAAGAGGGCATCATCCTGCTGAAGTACTGGTTCTCGGTCTCCGACGTGGAGCAGGAGAAGCGATTCCAGTCCCGTGCCGAGGACCCCATGCGGCGGTGGAAGCTCAGCCCGAACGACGTGCTCTCCATCACCAAATGGGAGGACTACTCCCGCGCGAAGGACGCGATGATCCTGCACACGGACATCCCGGAGGCCCCGTGGTACGAGGTGGACAACGAGGACAAGCGCCGCGGGCGGATCAACATGATCCACCATCTCCTGGACCGCATCCCCTGGGAGCCCGTGTCCAGGGAGGACATCGAGATCCCGTCCCGCCCCGCCTCCGGCGGGTACACGCGTCCTCCGCGCGACGACGACGGCCTCGTGCCGGATCACGTCGCCGGTCTCTGA
- the dapD gene encoding 2,3,4,5-tetrahydropyridine-2,6-dicarboxylate N-succinyltransferase — protein sequence MSELRSVWGIGLATSANGTVLDTWFPSPRLGEADEAADSTVREDLQPLVGPDGRRRVTREIVALRIDLDAAPVSTSDAYLRLHALSHRLVRPNEVNLDGIFGHLPNVAWTNAGPVHPDDAVTLRPWLAQAGIQVQSLDKFPRLLDYVTPQGVRIADASRVRLGAYLSPGTTVMHEGFVNFNAGTLGASMVEGRISQGVVVGDGSDIGGGASIMGTLSGGGSHRVSIGARTLLGANAGIGISLGDDCVVEAGLYVTAGTKVVLADEAPTADGTRPVVKGAALSGRDGVLFRRNSLSGAVEAVGRSGVGVTLNEALHA from the coding sequence GTGAGTGAACTGCGTTCTGTATGGGGTATCGGTCTGGCGACGAGCGCGAACGGGACGGTGCTCGACACCTGGTTCCCCTCGCCCCGTCTGGGTGAGGCGGATGAGGCCGCGGACAGCACGGTGCGGGAGGACCTGCAGCCGCTGGTCGGGCCGGACGGCCGCCGCCGGGTGACCCGCGAGATCGTGGCGCTGCGGATCGACCTCGACGCGGCACCCGTGTCCACCTCCGACGCGTACCTGCGGTTGCACGCCCTGTCGCACCGCCTCGTCCGGCCGAACGAGGTGAACCTGGACGGCATCTTCGGGCATCTGCCGAACGTCGCCTGGACCAATGCCGGCCCGGTGCACCCCGACGACGCCGTCACCCTGCGCCCCTGGCTGGCGCAGGCCGGAATCCAGGTGCAGAGCCTGGACAAGTTCCCCCGCCTGCTCGATTACGTGACCCCCCAGGGCGTGCGGATCGCGGATGCCTCGCGGGTGCGCCTGGGCGCGTACCTCTCCCCCGGCACCACCGTGATGCACGAGGGCTTCGTGAACTTCAACGCCGGGACGCTCGGAGCATCCATGGTGGAGGGCCGCATCTCCCAGGGCGTGGTGGTCGGTGACGGCAGCGACATCGGCGGCGGGGCGTCCATCATGGGCACCCTCTCCGGCGGCGGGAGCCACCGGGTCTCCATCGGAGCCCGCACGCTGCTGGGCGCGAACGCGGGGATCGGCATCTCCCTCGGTGACGACTGCGTCGTCGAGGCCGGGCTGTACGTCACGGCGGGGACGAAGGTGGTCCTGGCCGATGAGGCCCCCACCGCCGACGGGACGCGTCCGGTCGTCAAGGGGGCCGCGCTCTCCGGCCGGGACGGGGTGCTGTTCCGGCGGAACTCGCTCTCCGGCGCCGTCGAGGCGGTCGGCCGCTCGGGAGTCGGCGTCACCCTCAACGAGGCGCTGCACGCATGA
- the dapE gene encoding succinyl-diaminopimelate desuccinylase — MTELDLSLGSVELTRALCDIPSVSGEETTLADAIMASVGALPHLEVYRDGDTIVARTQLDRPQRVVIAGHIDTVPINANVPSRFVDVDGVPTLWGRGTVDMKGGVAVQLKLAAELTDPRVDVTWMWYDHEEVDAELNGLTRLARTRPDLFAGDFAILGEPSNGQVEGGCNGNLRAVVRTRGVRAHSARAWIGENAIHAAAPILARLSEYRPRTIEVEGLAYREGLNAVRVSGGIAGNVIPDLCEVEVNYRFAPSRTVAEAESHVRDVFAGFELDVVDRASGARPGLDAPLAQEFLAAVGAEPRPKYGWTDVARFSEMGVPAVNYGPGDPSLAHHDEERVPLAQIEDVERGLRAWLSS, encoded by the coding sequence ATGACCGAGCTCGACCTCTCCCTGGGCTCCGTCGAGCTCACCCGGGCACTCTGCGACATCCCGAGCGTCTCCGGAGAGGAGACCACCCTCGCCGACGCGATCATGGCGTCGGTCGGTGCTCTGCCGCATCTGGAGGTCTACCGCGACGGCGACACCATCGTGGCCCGCACGCAGCTGGACCGCCCGCAGCGCGTCGTCATCGCCGGGCACATCGACACCGTGCCGATCAACGCGAACGTCCCCAGCCGCTTCGTGGACGTCGACGGGGTGCCGACCCTCTGGGGGCGCGGCACGGTGGACATGAAGGGCGGCGTGGCCGTCCAGCTCAAGCTCGCCGCAGAGCTCACCGACCCTCGCGTGGACGTGACCTGGATGTGGTACGACCACGAAGAGGTGGATGCCGAGCTGAACGGCCTCACCCGTCTCGCCCGCACCCGTCCCGACCTGTTCGCCGGTGACTTCGCCATCCTCGGCGAGCCGTCCAACGGCCAGGTCGAGGGAGGGTGCAACGGGAACCTGCGTGCCGTCGTCCGCACCCGCGGCGTCCGTGCGCACAGTGCCCGCGCATGGATCGGGGAGAACGCGATCCACGCCGCGGCGCCCATCCTCGCCCGACTCTCCGAGTACCGGCCGCGAACGATCGAGGTCGAGGGCCTGGCCTACCGGGAAGGCCTCAACGCGGTCCGGGTCAGCGGCGGGATCGCCGGCAACGTCATCCCCGATCTGTGCGAGGTCGAGGTCAACTACCGTTTCGCGCCGAGCCGCACCGTGGCCGAGGCGGAGTCCCACGTGCGGGACGTGTTCGCCGGTTTCGAGCTCGACGTCGTCGACCGCGCCTCCGGTGCGCGTCCCGGCCTCGACGCGCCGCTGGCGCAGGAGTTCCTCGCCGCCGTCGGAGCCGAACCCCGGCCGAAGTACGGTTGGACGGATGTGGCCCGGTTCTCCGAGATGGGGGTGCCCGCGGTGAACTACGGTCCGGGGGATCCGAGCCTCGCCCACCACGACGAGGAGCGCGTGCCGCTCGCCCAGATCGAGGACGTCGAGCGCGGACTCCGGGCGTGGCTGAGCAGCTGA
- a CDS encoding DUF3117 domain-containing protein, giving the protein MAAMKPRTGDGPMEAVKEGRLIIVRVPLEGGGRLVVSVNDAEAKELHDVLSEVVGA; this is encoded by the coding sequence ATGGCAGCCATGAAGCCGAGAACCGGGGACGGGCCGATGGAGGCTGTGAAGGAGGGGCGCCTCATCATCGTGCGGGTTCCGCTCGAAGGAGGCGGTCGCCTCGTGGTTTCGGTCAACGACGCCGAAGCGAAGGAACTCCACGATGTGCTGAGCGAGGTCGTCGGCGCCTGA
- a CDS encoding O-methyltransferase, translated as MPGHDASDRFAHEAIIEPDWISRARTHALELGADPISAPVGAQVAVLAAASRAQSIVEIGTGAGVSGLWLLHGAPRAVLTTIDKEPEHLAMARRGFTDARVAPTRTRFITGRASDVLPRMNEASYDIVFVDADPEGVIEYVEHGLRLVRPGGLVLVPRVLAGGAVADPVRRDTVTTSYRSLIQETQSSPAVIGALSIVGEGLLQLTTVGDTSR; from the coding sequence ATGCCCGGACACGACGCGAGCGACAGGTTCGCCCACGAGGCCATCATCGAACCCGATTGGATCTCCCGCGCACGCACACACGCCCTCGAGCTGGGCGCGGACCCCATCAGCGCACCCGTGGGAGCCCAGGTGGCGGTGCTCGCCGCGGCGTCCCGCGCGCAGAGCATCGTGGAGATCGGCACCGGTGCCGGGGTCTCCGGGCTCTGGCTGCTGCACGGCGCCCCCCGTGCCGTGCTCACCACGATCGACAAGGAGCCGGAGCACCTCGCGATGGCACGCCGTGGCTTCACGGACGCCCGCGTCGCGCCCACGCGCACCCGGTTCATCACGGGCCGCGCATCCGACGTCCTCCCGCGCATGAACGAGGCGTCGTACGACATCGTGTTCGTCGACGCCGACCCGGAGGGCGTCATCGAGTACGTCGAGCACGGCCTCCGCCTGGTGCGTCCCGGCGGCCTGGTCCTCGTCCCCCGAGTGCTGGCGGGCGGGGCCGTCGCCGACCCGGTGCGCCGCGACACGGTCACGACCTCGTACCGCTCGCTCATCCAGGAGACCCAGAGCTCCCCTGCCGTGATCGGCGCCCTCTCCATCGTCGGTGAGGGACTCCTCCAGCTCACGACGGTCGGCGACACCTCACGCTGA
- a CDS encoding Sec-independent protein translocase TatB, with protein MFFGLTIEKLLLIGVIAAFLIGPERLPGYAESLARFAGRARDFLRGAKTRVQDEMGPDFDDVDWRKLDPRQYDPRRIIREALLDDPPTATVRAAGVAAAVAPAAAPKPPRHDAASGEEPPYDDEAT; from the coding sequence ATGTTCTTCGGGCTCACGATCGAGAAGCTGCTGCTGATCGGCGTGATCGCCGCCTTCCTCATCGGTCCCGAGCGGTTGCCCGGCTACGCGGAGTCGCTCGCGCGGTTCGCAGGGCGTGCGCGCGACTTCCTCCGCGGAGCGAAGACCAGGGTGCAGGACGAGATGGGCCCCGACTTCGACGACGTCGACTGGCGCAAACTCGACCCCCGGCAGTACGACCCCCGCCGCATCATCCGGGAGGCGCTGCTGGACGACCCGCCCACCGCGACCGTCCGCGCCGCGGGTGTGGCCGCAGCGGTCGCCCCGGCCGCCGCTCCGAAGCCGCCGCGCCACGACGCGGCGTCGGGGGAGGAACCGCCCTACGACGACGAGGCGACCTGA
- a CDS encoding Mrp/NBP35 family ATP-binding protein, with protein sequence MPVNADQPLAERVRAAVSAVSDPELRRPLGELDMIRDVTATPAGIRVDVALTIVGCPASDRIEREVRAAAETVAGGTPVEVALGVMTPEQRAELTERLRGGRSRGIPFTADSLTRVIAVTSGKGGVGKSTLTANLAVALAQSGRSVGLIDADVHGFSIPALLGLVDAEGRTTRPTRIDDLIVPPVAYGVKTVSIGMFLREGDEGRAVAWRGPMLHRTVQQFLTDVWFGDLDILLIDMPPGTGDVAISIGQLLPHADVLVVTTPQQAAADVAVRSGLVARQTGQRVVGVVENMAPLTLPDGTVLDLFGSGGGEEVARALSADAEPVPLLGSVPLSPALRAGGDSGLPVVLGTPDDPAARAIDAIATALVSSGPRLAGRSLPFGVR encoded by the coding sequence ATGCCCGTGAACGCTGACCAGCCGCTCGCCGAGCGCGTCCGGGCCGCCGTGAGCGCCGTCTCCGACCCGGAGCTGCGCCGCCCGCTCGGCGAACTCGACATGATCCGCGACGTGACGGCGACGCCTGCCGGCATCCGCGTCGACGTCGCCCTCACGATCGTCGGGTGCCCCGCATCCGACCGGATCGAGCGGGAGGTACGCGCCGCCGCCGAGACGGTGGCGGGCGGCACGCCCGTCGAGGTGGCGCTGGGCGTCATGACCCCGGAGCAGCGGGCGGAGCTCACCGAGCGTCTGCGCGGCGGCCGGAGCCGCGGCATCCCGTTCACCGCAGACAGCCTGACGCGGGTGATCGCGGTCACGAGCGGGAAGGGCGGAGTCGGCAAGTCCACCCTCACCGCCAACCTCGCCGTCGCCCTGGCGCAGAGCGGACGGTCGGTCGGTCTGATCGATGCGGACGTGCACGGCTTCTCCATCCCGGCGCTCCTCGGTCTCGTGGATGCGGAGGGGCGCACGACCCGGCCCACCCGGATCGACGACCTGATCGTGCCGCCGGTCGCATACGGCGTGAAGACCGTGTCGATCGGCATGTTCCTGCGGGAGGGGGACGAGGGCAGGGCCGTCGCCTGGCGCGGCCCGATGCTGCACCGGACAGTGCAGCAGTTCCTCACGGATGTGTGGTTCGGCGACCTCGACATCCTCCTCATCGACATGCCGCCCGGCACGGGCGACGTCGCCATCTCGATCGGTCAGCTGCTCCCGCACGCCGACGTGCTCGTGGTCACCACCCCTCAGCAGGCGGCGGCCGATGTCGCGGTGCGCAGCGGTCTCGTCGCCCGGCAGACGGGCCAGCGGGTCGTAGGGGTCGTGGAGAACATGGCGCCGCTCACCCTCCCCGACGGGACCGTGCTGGATCTGTTCGGCTCCGGCGGCGGCGAAGAGGTCGCGAGGGCACTGTCGGCGGATGCCGAGCCGGTCCCGCTGCTCGGTTCCGTGCCGCTGAGCCCGGCGCTGCGTGCGGGCGGCGACTCCGGACTGCCCGTGGTGCTCGGCACTCCGGACGACCCCGCCGCGCGGGCGATCGACGCGATCGCGACGGCCCTCGTGTCGTCCGGCCCGCGGCTGGCCGGACGGTCGCTGCCCTTCGGGGTGCGCTGA
- a CDS encoding DUF1003 domain-containing protein, with amino-acid sequence MARPGRTRVPSLDAPRGRTGMLNRTPQPSRDRFGRFTESIARAMGTPWFLLGLSLFCIIWLAWNTLMPADLRFDAASNGFTALTLVLSLQASYAAPLILLAQNRQDDRDRVQIEQDRQRAERNLADTEYLAREIVALRMAMTDASNVAVTRDVLRDELKALLEDLDGRAAGEPDHLTAEREERRRRADRRERAERDARER; translated from the coding sequence ATGGCGCGGCCCGGCCGGACGCGCGTGCCCTCACTGGATGCGCCCCGGGGCCGCACCGGGATGCTGAACCGCACCCCCCAGCCCTCCCGGGACCGCTTCGGCCGGTTCACGGAGTCGATCGCCCGTGCCATGGGGACCCCCTGGTTCCTCCTCGGCCTCAGCCTGTTCTGCATCATCTGGCTGGCGTGGAACACGCTGATGCCCGCGGATCTCCGCTTCGATGCCGCCTCGAACGGCTTCACCGCGCTGACCCTGGTCCTGTCGCTCCAGGCGTCCTATGCCGCGCCCCTCATCCTGCTGGCGCAGAACCGCCAGGACGACCGCGACCGCGTCCAGATCGAGCAGGACCGCCAGCGCGCGGAGCGCAATCTGGCGGACACCGAGTACCTGGCGCGCGAGATCGTCGCGCTGCGCATGGCGATGACCGACGCGTCGAACGTCGCGGTCACCCGGGACGTGCTCCGCGACGAGCTGAAGGCGCTCCTGGAGGATCTGGACGGCCGGGCCGCCGGCGAGCCGGATCACCTGACGGCGGAGCGCGAGGAGCGTCGTCGTCGTGCGGACCGCAGGGAGAGGGCCGAACGGGATGCCCGTGAACGCTGA